From the genome of Nicotiana sylvestris chromosome 2, ASM39365v2, whole genome shotgun sequence, one region includes:
- the LOC138884207 gene encoding uncharacterized protein, with the protein MKKKLENAKGLWPELLPKVLWAHHTTPKTSTKETLYSLAYGTDAVIPIEVGEPSLRYSHESGPTNDNSRMQGLDEVEEQRDMAYIRIIAQKQQVERYYKKKSKVVPDCRTSTVFPCSPGGRLIAELEPWAPDCQNFNCSSETASFEPNYIKTNKTKEIFLPQFGVGRIYEC; encoded by the exons ATGAAGAAGAAACTTGAGAATGCCAAGGGACTGTGGCCGGAGTTGCTGCCGAAAGTGCTATGGGCACACCACACAACGCCAAAAACAAGCACAAAAGAAACACTATACTCGCTAGCCTATGGGACTGATGCAGTGATACCGATCGAGGTCGGAGAGCCAAGTCTGAGGTACTCACATGAGAGCGGACCGACTAACGATAATAGCAGGATGCAAGGCCTCGATGAGGTCGAAGAACAAAGAGACATGGCTTACATAAGGATAATTGCTCAGAAACAACAGGTAGAGCGATactacaaaaaaaaatccaag gtggtgcctgattgccgaacttcaactgtgttcccttgctctccaggtgggcgcctgattgccgaacttgaacc gtgggcgcctgattgccaaaacttcaactgttcATCTGAAACTGCTTCCTTTGAACCTAATtacatcaaaacaaacaaaacaaaagaaattttcctgccccagtttggtgttgggcgcatctatgagtgttaa